The genome window AAACCATATTCATTCTTTTATTTCGATCATTTTTGAATAATGAGTAAGACATAAATCCTGCTTGTCCCATCATAATCATTACCAAATCATACGTAAAGTCTAATCCTTTAATTATCCTTAGAACATAAATTATCGCAAGTACTAAATAAACTCCCCAGAATGCCCA of Candidatus Izemoplasma sp. contains these proteins:
- a CDS encoding DUF6442 family protein, which gives rise to MDKEKLMKRIYEDKEELDEREKQIKDVSYHWAFWGVYLVLAIIYVLRIIKGLDFTYDLVMIMMGQAGFMSYSLFKNDRNKRMNMVFIVISIVLFFIATYLTMDNYEII